A stretch of Macadamia integrifolia cultivar HAES 741 chromosome 7, SCU_Mint_v3, whole genome shotgun sequence DNA encodes these proteins:
- the LOC122083347 gene encoding serine/threonine-protein kinase RIPK-like: MARQKVILSWKSLIPSCYKGRSQSERKRRVTKQVSFQRLSMSDYLSNPGSPLSFEDLSNCPITNSLQIFTLAELRTITQNFSKSNFLGEGGFGPVHKGFIDESIKSGLRPQKVAVKHLDLDGLQGHKEWLTEVIFLGQLKHPNLVKLIGYCCEEEHRLLVYEYMIRGSLENQLFKNRYTECLPWATRMKIALGAAEGLVFLHEAEPPVIYRDFKASNILLDSDYTAKLSDFGLAKDGPEGDNTHVSTRVLGTHGYAAPEYIMTGHLTAMSDVYSFGVVLLELLTGRRSVDKRRPVREKNLVEWAKPYLNDARKLNRLMDPRLDGQYSLKGAQKAAQLAYQCLRDNPKYRPSMSTVVKTLELIQNFDDIPVGPFVFTVVQSPTKDKPDTEPEKDEKGKNNNKEIVEETEAPKEDEDEAKEATKEDELDEEDDEDEKEEKRQQQQQRWRSKRGHRHRSTISAVHSETSLHKYFNSGGLNSPRLSNRGSKEELVHRYSISPVNSDTSLHKYFSHNDLKSPKSSNREDKEGVVFQ, from the exons ATGGCTAGGCAGAAGGTGATCTTGTCGTGGAAGTCCCTGATCCCAAGCTGTTACAAGGGCAGAAGCCAGTCTGAGCGAAAGAGAAGGGTAACCAAACAAGTCTCCTTCCAAAGGCTATCTATGTCGGACTACCTCAGCAACCCAGGATCTCCACTTTCCTTCGAAGATCTCTCCAACTGTCCCATCACCAATAGTCTTCAAATCTTCACGCTTGCAGAGCTAAGGACCATCACACAGAACTTCTCAAAGAGCAATTTCCTTGGTGAAGGAGGGTTCGGCCCTGTTCACAAAGGGTTCATCGATGAAAGTATCAAATCTGGGCTTAGACCCCAGAAAGTGGCTGTTAAGCACTTGGACTTGGATGGTTTACAAGGCCATAAAGAGTGGCTG ACGGAAGTTATATTTTTAGGACAATTGAAGCACCCAAATCTTGTAAAGCTAATTGGGTACTGCTGCGAAGAGGAACACAGGCTCCTGGTATATGAATATATGATCCGAGGAAGCTTAGAAAACCAACTCTTCAAAAATC GATATACTGAGTGCTTGCCATGGGCAACGAGAATGAAAATTGCACTAGGGGCTGCAGAGGGACTTGTCTTTCTCCATGAAGCAGAGCCTCCTGTAATATACCGTGATTTTAAAGCATCAAATATCTTGCTGGACTCT GATTACACGGCCAAGCTCTCTGATTTTGGGCTAGCTAAGGACGGTCCAGAAGGAGATAACACACATGTTTCTACTCGGGTTTTGGGCACACATGGCTACGCTGCTCCTGAATATATTATGACTG gtCATTTGACGGCAATGAGCGACGTTTACAGCTTTGGAGTTGTACTGCTGGAGCTACTAACAGGGAGACGATCTGTGGATAAGAGACGTCCCGTGAGAGAAAAGAACCTTGTGGAATGGGCCAAGCCTTACCTGAACGATGCCCGAAAGCTGAACCGGCTGATGGACCCTAGGCTAGATGGGCAATACTCTTTGAAGGGGGCTCAGAAGGCAGCCCAATTAGCTTATCAATGCTTGAGGGACAACCCAAAGTACAGACCATCGATGAGCACAGTGGTCAAGACTCTGGAGCTAATACAAAACTTTGATGACATTCCGGTTGGACCATTTGTTTTCACAGTGGTCCAATCTCCGACCAAAGACAAGCCGGATACTGAACCAGAAAAGGATGAGAAAGGcaagaataataataaagagataGTAGAGGAAACTGAAGCaccaaaagaagatgaagatgaagcaaAAGAAGCAACAAAGGAAGATGAAttagatgaggaagatgatgaagatgagaaagaggagaagaggcagcagcagcagcaacgcTGGCGAAGCAAGCGTGGCCATCGACATCGCTCCACCATATCTGCGGTTCATTCTGAAACTTCACTTCACAAGTATTTTAACAGTGGGGGCTTGAACTCACCAAGGCTTAGCAACCGAGGAAGCAAAGAGGAATTGGTTCACCGGTACTCCATATCTCCAGTCAATTCCGATACCTCACTCCACAAGTATTTCAGCCATAATGACTTGAAATCACCTAAGAGTAGCAACCGAGAAGACAAGGAGGGAGTAGTTTTTCAGTAG